A region of Piscinibacter gummiphilus DNA encodes the following proteins:
- a CDS encoding CinA family protein: MSTKRKLYDRDPPTSTALPMRYIAAYMKMHGLKLVTAESCTSGLIASAIAETPGAGELLDCAFVTHAPAAKERCLGVRPETLNRHGLTSEPVAREMALGALTRSEGNFAVANAGGPYASDPMIATGTLCFAWAFRVQGAEPVVVTETRIFIGERNAVRHESAHYALARIVPLHMRSIRRLKLGMRARQKIDAAA; encoded by the coding sequence ATGTCCACGAAGCGAAAGCTGTACGACCGCGACCCGCCGACTTCAACGGCTTTGCCGATGCGGTACATCGCTGCTTACATGAAAATGCACGGGCTCAAGTTAGTCACTGCCGAGTCCTGCACATCAGGGCTCATCGCGTCCGCGATTGCCGAAACGCCCGGGGCCGGTGAATTGCTGGATTGTGCGTTTGTGACGCATGCGCCAGCGGCAAAGGAACGCTGCCTGGGCGTGCGACCAGAGACCCTGAACCGGCATGGCCTGACCAGTGAGCCCGTAGCGCGCGAGATGGCGCTTGGCGCACTGACTAGGAGCGAAGGAAATTTCGCCGTAGCAAATGCGGGTGGCCCCTATGCGTCGGACCCCATGATTGCCACGGGTACGCTGTGTTTTGCTTGGGCGTTCAGGGTGCAGGGTGCCGAGCCCGTGGTCGTCACTGAAACGCGGATCTTCATTGGGGAGCGAAACGCTGTGCGGCATGAGAGCGCGCACTACGCACTGGCTCGCATCGTGCCGCTGCACATGCGCTCCATCCGTCGATTGAAGTTGGGCATGCGGGCTCGCCAAAAGATCGACGCTGCTGCGTGA
- a CDS encoding hemerythrin domain-containing protein, with protein sequence MPTAKKTPARKTASAPRAAANDAIKLLTSDHAEVKKLFKAYEKLVKEEASDTEKAEVATTICKMLTVHAQIEEEIFYPAAREVLEEQDLVDEADIEHASAKDLIAQIEASDPSDDHYDAKVKVLGEYIDHHVKEEETELFKEVKKAGLDTAQVGEELAARKEELMAEVGLEVPA encoded by the coding sequence ATGCCCACAGCCAAGAAAACCCCCGCCCGCAAAACCGCCTCGGCACCCCGTGCTGCCGCCAACGATGCCATCAAGCTTCTCACGTCCGATCACGCCGAGGTCAAGAAACTGTTCAAGGCCTACGAAAAGCTCGTGAAGGAAGAGGCCTCCGACACTGAAAAGGCCGAGGTCGCGACCACCATCTGCAAGATGCTCACCGTGCACGCGCAGATCGAAGAGGAAATCTTCTACCCGGCGGCCCGCGAGGTGCTCGAAGAGCAGGACCTGGTCGACGAAGCTGACATCGAGCACGCAAGTGCAAAGGATCTGATCGCTCAAATCGAAGCCTCAGACCCTTCGGACGATCACTACGACGCGAAGGTAAAGGTGCTCGGCGAATACATCGACCACCACGTCAAGGAAGAGGAAACCGAGCTCTTCAAGGAAGTGAAGAAGGCCGGTCTCGACACGGCACAGGTGGGCGAGGAGCTGGCGGCTCGCAAGGAAGAGCTGATGGCTGAAGTCGGCTTGGAAGTGCCCGCCTGA
- a CDS encoding catalase, producing MPALKAEHTQSLAEAFPFNATKAGEHGMAAGMKPQPGATAVPRSRLPTGSTLSEAQTSPKVGTTAAAGRNATIGALERVRVDSTGQVLTTNQGVAIADNQNSLKAGVRGPVLLEDFILRDKLTHFDHERIPERIVHARGSAAHGYFECYEALTELTRAAPFQEAGKVTPVFVRFSTVAGERGSKDTARDVRGFAVKFYTDEGNWDLVGNNIPVFFIQDAMKFPDLVHAVKPEPHHAMPQAASAHDTFWDFVSLMPESTHMLMWAMSDRAIPRSYATMQGFGVHTYRMVNAEGDSVFVKFHWSPKAGTHSLTWDEAVKISGADPDYHRRDLWERIEGGAYPEYELAIQVFTEEQANGFSFDVLDATKIVPEELVPLRPIGRMVLNRNPDNFFAETEQVAYCTANIIPGLDFSNDPLLAGRIHSYVDTQISRLGGPNFHEIPINSPIAQVHNNQRDGMHRQAIHRGRVAYEPNSLAGGCPFQAGATQGFVSVAARLQGKEEQAKVRAKPELFAEHYQQATLFYESQSPAEQAHIAAAFRFELSKVTVPAIRQRMVASLRNASEDLAAKVAQGLNMPLPEPMPRAVTDPPKPEVTQSPALSLLARPGDGSIAGRKVAILVADGVAGAGVTAIHEALFARGAVPRFAAPRIGPVQTSDGVAIEADVSLENEPGFLFDALVLPDGEAGVDALAADAHTFEFIRDQYRHCKPLLALGAGAALLEKAGVPSSLPSGEPDLGLILEADADAGAKKFIHAMAHHRYFERETDPPLV from the coding sequence ATGCCCGCCCTCAAAGCGGAGCACACCCAGTCGCTCGCAGAGGCGTTCCCCTTCAATGCCACCAAGGCGGGCGAACACGGCATGGCGGCCGGGATGAAGCCTCAACCCGGCGCCACCGCGGTGCCGCGCTCTCGATTGCCGACGGGAAGCACCTTGTCGGAGGCGCAGACCTCACCCAAAGTCGGGACGACGGCGGCCGCGGGGCGCAATGCCACCATCGGCGCCCTCGAGCGCGTGCGCGTGGACTCGACCGGTCAAGTGTTGACCACGAACCAGGGCGTCGCAATCGCCGACAACCAGAACTCCCTCAAGGCAGGCGTGCGCGGGCCCGTGCTGCTGGAGGACTTCATCCTCCGTGACAAGCTCACGCACTTCGACCACGAGCGGATCCCCGAGCGCATCGTGCATGCCCGCGGCTCGGCTGCGCACGGCTATTTCGAGTGCTACGAAGCGCTGACTGAGTTGACCCGCGCGGCGCCGTTTCAAGAAGCGGGCAAGGTCACTCCGGTGTTCGTACGTTTCTCCACCGTCGCGGGCGAACGCGGCAGCAAAGACACGGCCCGCGACGTGCGCGGCTTCGCGGTGAAGTTCTACACCGACGAAGGCAACTGGGATCTGGTGGGCAACAACATCCCCGTGTTCTTCATCCAGGACGCAATGAAGTTTCCCGACCTGGTGCACGCGGTGAAGCCCGAACCGCACCATGCAATGCCGCAGGCCGCGAGCGCTCACGACACGTTCTGGGATTTCGTCTCGCTGATGCCCGAGTCGACCCACATGCTCATGTGGGCGATGAGTGACCGCGCCATTCCCCGCTCGTACGCGACCATGCAGGGGTTCGGAGTCCACACGTACCGGATGGTCAATGCCGAAGGCGACTCGGTCTTCGTCAAGTTCCACTGGAGCCCGAAGGCCGGGACGCACTCCCTGACCTGGGACGAAGCGGTCAAGATCTCCGGCGCCGATCCCGACTACCACCGTCGCGACCTGTGGGAGCGCATCGAAGGGGGCGCGTACCCCGAGTACGAGCTTGCCATCCAGGTGTTCACCGAGGAACAGGCCAACGGCTTCAGTTTCGACGTGCTCGACGCCACGAAGATCGTGCCCGAAGAGTTGGTACCGCTGCGCCCGATCGGGCGCATGGTGCTCAACCGCAACCCGGACAACTTCTTTGCAGAGACTGAGCAGGTGGCGTACTGCACCGCCAACATCATCCCGGGCTTGGACTTCAGCAACGACCCGCTGCTGGCCGGGCGCATCCACTCGTACGTCGACACGCAGATCTCACGCTTGGGTGGTCCCAATTTCCACGAGATTCCCATCAATTCGCCCATCGCGCAGGTTCACAACAACCAGCGCGACGGGATGCACCGGCAAGCCATCCACCGGGGACGCGTCGCCTACGAGCCGAACTCGCTGGCCGGTGGCTGCCCCTTCCAGGCCGGGGCGACCCAGGGATTCGTGTCCGTCGCGGCCCGCCTGCAAGGCAAAGAGGAGCAGGCCAAGGTTCGCGCCAAGCCAGAACTCTTTGCCGAGCACTACCAGCAGGCAACGCTCTTCTACGAAAGCCAGTCCCCTGCCGAGCAGGCGCACATCGCCGCGGCCTTCCGCTTCGAACTGAGCAAGGTCACGGTGCCGGCCATTCGTCAAAGAATGGTGGCGTCTCTGCGCAACGCCTCGGAAGATCTGGCTGCGAAAGTCGCGCAGGGCCTGAACATGCCTCTGCCCGAGCCGATGCCACGCGCCGTCACCGATCCGCCCAAGCCGGAAGTGACGCAGTCGCCCGCGTTGTCCTTGCTGGCCCGCCCTGGCGACGGGTCCATCGCGGGGCGCAAGGTTGCGATTCTGGTGGCCGACGGCGTCGCGGGGGCCGGCGTGACGGCGATTCACGAGGCACTTTTCGCTCGGGGCGCAGTGCCTCGCTTTGCGGCGCCTCGCATCGGACCGGTGCAGACCAGCGACGGCGTGGCCATCGAAGCGGACGTGTCTCTCGAGAACGAACCCGGCTTCCTCTTCGACGCGCTGGTCCTGCCGGACGGGGAGGCGGGGGTCGACGCCCTCGCGGCGGACGCGCACACGTTCGAGTTCATCCGCGACCAGTACCGGCACTGCAAGCCATTGCTGGCGCTCGGTGCGGGCGCTGCGCTGCTGGAGAAAGCCGGGGTGCCCTCGTCCCTTCCCTCGGGAGAACCGGACCTCGGGCTGATCCTGGAGGCGGATGCCGATGCGGGCGCAAAGAAGTTCATTCACGCGATGGCACACCATCGCTACTTCGAGCGGGAAACCGACCCTCCCCTGGTTTGA
- a CDS encoding CinA family protein, with product MRSNMPAPTDGLLRPNHSRPSSELEDAFDAAGLVAFFKEAGFKMVTAESCTAGLIASTVADVPGAGGLLDCAFVTYSPEAKQRCLGVQASTLEKFNLTSETVAREMAIGALNNSRANLAVSNTGVTDPVDDEVAPGTQCYAWIFVGKGGRRTVYSETRVFEGDRSEIRLASARYALSRIRELFNQTCKDVISTRGSGPNDPSA from the coding sequence ATGCGCTCGAACATGCCCGCGCCTACAGACGGCCTCCTCCGGCCAAATCACTCTCGCCCAAGCTCCGAACTGGAGGACGCGTTCGACGCCGCAGGCCTCGTCGCATTCTTCAAGGAGGCCGGGTTCAAAATGGTGACGGCCGAGTCGTGCACGGCCGGCTTGATTGCCTCGACCGTGGCCGATGTCCCCGGCGCGGGTGGGCTGCTCGACTGCGCGTTTGTCACGTACTCCCCCGAGGCAAAACAACGCTGCCTGGGGGTGCAGGCGTCAACCCTCGAGAAGTTCAATCTCACCAGTGAAACCGTGGCCCGAGAGATGGCCATCGGTGCGCTCAACAACAGCAGAGCCAACCTTGCCGTTTCGAACACCGGGGTGACGGACCCCGTCGATGATGAAGTTGCGCCCGGCACCCAGTGCTACGCCTGGATCTTTGTCGGCAAGGGCGGTCGAAGAACTGTCTATTCCGAAACGCGCGTGTTCGAAGGCGATCGCAGCGAAATCAGGCTGGCGAGCGCGCGCTACGCCCTCAGCAGGATTCGCGAGCTCTTCAATCAAACGTGCAAGGACGTGATTTCGACTCGGGGATCCGGCCCCAACGATCCGAGCGCCTAA